In Setaria italica strain Yugu1 chromosome IX, Setaria_italica_v2.0, whole genome shotgun sequence, the genomic stretch TGTCCATTCCACATAACCATGATGGCATCCCAATCAAGAAAATATCTCGAAGTTGCAGGCTAATCACGCAACTGGTGGACTAATTGAGCAGTAAAGAAAATTACAAAAGGCATGCAGCTAGCAATTGCAAAGAAATTCGTACGCTGAAATGATGAGCAGACAAGCAAGGAAACAAAACGTGGAGCTATTGTTCACTCACATTTTGAACTATCTTACCTTCTCGTATCTGTAAATCTTCCATCTGTTGTCAGGAAACACAAAAGTGAATCAGACGTCCAACATAGATTTCATCCACGTCCAACATAGATTTCATCCACAGAACACACATAGAGGAAATGATTTCATATGGAAACATTATGCAATCAAACTACTGGTATGACAGGCCAAGCTACTGGTTAATAAAAGAAGTCAAGTTGTATCTTACCATGTAGAAGGGATCAAGACATGGAGATTCATGTTTGGCACATTAGCTTCATCAGGATTCGAATCAGATGCATGTGCACCATTATCTGTCGCTTCTAAGGCAGTGAAGCAACAGCTTAATTACGACAGTTCAAATGGCCCTGTAATACTAATTCTAGGACGCTGAAAGAATAGGAGTTATTATATGGATGCCAACAGCTTGCGTCGGCGCAAATTTGACAAATTTTAAACAAATGATGGACAGCTCGTGTTTCTTATAAGAGGAGAGTGACACGATAGTGTATCTAGTATCAATACATATGAACTTACACACAAATGAACCTTATGTACAAGAAAGCTACACACATCCTTTGTATGCACAACACATGAGTGCAATAAATTTAATTATCGATATCTCATTTCGTTGCTGACCTGAGAGATGGACCAACACTGAACAATTTTCATGATGGTACATATGAATGCTTCAGCTAAACTGGAATTGATTCAATTCCTTGATCCTTTTTGCAACAACCGAACAGCGAGTGAAGCCAGGCCCAGAAGCTCCTCTTATCTGTTTCCTTCTGGCTTGCTCCCCTTGCAGCAACCATATTCTTCATATAATTAACCACCTCCTGACATGTAGAAGAAACATCATTCAGCCAGTGAAAGACAAAAGTTAGTAAATATGGGATAACAGCACTGCGATAATGCGATGCATACCTGAGCTCCTAATTTTACAACTTCTTTAGGTGGTACTTCCAGTGGAGTTTCATCAGCATGAAATACGCGTAGATTTGAGAGGTTCCCAAATGAGTCCGGCAGTACTCGTATCTGGTTACTACTGATGTCCAACTCCTCTAGCATCTCAAGTTCCCCTATTGATCTTGGCAGTGCTCTTAAGTCAGCAAAGTTCCTGCTGACATTCAACTTCACAAGGCTCGCCGCAAAGCAAATGTTCTCAGGAATCATTTCAACTTCATTGAAACTGACATCCAGCTCTCTCAATCTGGTAAGGTGGCCGATTGTTGTAGGCAGGCCTTTGATTCTGTTGTAGTGTAATGTGAGGATCTCTAGCTTTTCCAACTTCCCAATGGCTTCTGGAAGGGCCTTTAGCTGATTAAAATCTAATCTAAGCTCCACAAGAGAGGTGCAAGATCCAATAGTATAGGGTAGCTCCTCAAGCTCGTTCGTCTCAGCAATTAACCTTCTCAAGTTTGTCAACTTTCCTAAACAATCAGGAAGGTTCCTCAACATATTCGAACTCAGATCAAGATTTGCCAGGCTCGTGAGATTTCCAAATGATGTAGGAAGAGATTTAAGCTGGTTTGCCCGCAAGTCAAGATTAATCAGGTTGGAAAGTTCCCCAAAGGTATCAGGTAGATTAATCAGCTGGTTTGCGTGGAGGTCGAGCTTTGTCAAGTATCTAAGGCTACCGATTGTTGATGGGAGTGCCATGATCCTATTCTCAGATAGATCAAGCTCAGTAACATCTTGTAGTTTCCCAAGTGAGACAGGGAGCCACTCAACTTGGTCCACCAGCTTACCACGGAGATTGAGCTCTCTAGTCCCCTTCTTTGCTGATGACTCTATAAGGCTTGCCACTTGGATAAGGCCCAGCTTTTCTGTGTCATTACCTGCAAAAAATTGAGATGTTGAACTTTAGGAGGATATGAACACTGAATTTTTTAATGGTACTGTACAAAAAGATGGTCTCGCCTAAGCATGGCTAGCCTACTAAAAATACACTTCAAAACAACGTGTCTAATTGTTCATCATTTGTACCCATCTCCTATCTACATCTACTCCAATTAGTAAACTGAAACCATCAGATTTACTAAAGGCAGCAGACAAAAggtataaagaaaaaaaaatgtataggCTTAAAGCCTTACACTAGAAAGTACCTCAAAAGTCAATGAATAAACTCAGTTGAAAACTGTTCAACATTCATATCTTGGTAAGATAAATCGCAACATCCCCTATCTATCAAAACTAAGCAAGTTCCTTAGAAGTAATTATCATCACAAAAATAAGAGCTAACACCCAGAATTATCACAAATTGCAGTCCCTGCCCCATATTCCAATTACTACCACTATTGTTGAGCTACTGAGAAGGATCCTATGAATTATGAATAGATCCTTTGCAAACAAATAGAAATGGAGGAAATTAATTTAGTGACAGGCTGTGAATGAATGAGCTATGTGGTTCGGGTGCGACATTCCATGACAGTTGACAGGCCCATGCCTAATAATGCCCATGCTACTCCCGGGCAGCTTACTTCATATTATTTTGGTGGTGCAAGGTAGTCTTTTACCATATTGTCCTTGGACGACAAGATTATATAATCTATTGCAAACAAACAGGGCCGAACTACTGTAAAGAAAGTGTGGTTATTATAACTGAACTACCAGTATGATGGCATCCTACAGCTAAGTCAACTCGTAGTCTGAGTTTTTCTAAGAACAGACTAGCAATTAACATATTACCTTTCGAAAAAAACATAATTTTATTATTCTCGAGAGGAAATTAGACTCAGCTCGGCCGCTCGGGGAAAACGATTTCGTAATCAAATGCTACAAAAACATAACACCTGAAGAGAAGAGAGGCGTAATACCTGCAGAAGCAGCCCGACGCAGCGTCGAGACGGACTTGGGTTCCAATCCCAATCCGCCCTTGCTTCCGCGGTCTATCTCCgttgccgccgcggccaccgccaccgccagctccgGCCTCCGCCTGGCCTCCACCTCCACGacctcgtcgacgacgacggcgccaccacccccacctcctcctccatcaccgGGGGACAACACGCGCGACGCCCTCTGGATGAGGTCGTCGAAGACCTTGAACCTTCTCTCGAGCTCGACGACGTGGGCGGCCTCCTTCCGCTGCTGCAGCGCGCGGAGCCTGACGGCGTTGCGCCTGGCCTCCCGCAGCACGTCGAGGAGCTCGGTGGGGacggccggccgcccccgcgcccgcgccgccgcctcctccgcgtcgATCTCGGCGaggcgcgcctcctcctccgcgtccgccgaggccagcaccgccgccgccgcctccacctcctccacggccgggcgcggcggcagctcccGGTACAGCCGCGTGagctcctccaccgcctccgccgtcgccggcgccatcCCCGGCGCCTCCACCATCTCTTCCGAGAGAGTCAGGGAGAGAGGAGCGGAAGCGGACTGGCCGCAATAATGGCTCGGCAGCGACGGGAGCGAGGGAGTGTATAAAAAGTGGAAACGGGAGGGGTTAATTGCGAAGCCAGTTGCTTCGAAATGGCAATCGCGTATTCGCGTAGGGTGGGGTTGGGACTGCGAATTAATGCGAGGGGCTCACGCGCAAAAcggagggggtggcggccggcgcggggcgtgGGGCCCACGATTAGCTGTCAGAGGACCGGGACGTGTCCGGTAGGATCTGGAACGAGGTGACCGGTTTTGCCACCGCGCTGTGGCCCCTGCTATGTCCGATCGATCGCTCGGCGCGAAGCCAAGTGAAGTGAACCTTTCCCCCGATCATCCCAAGTATCCTACGCAAGGCTGATATACCTTTTACTGTCACAAAGATTTGACGCTTACCGGCATTAAAGGATGTTCCacggactaatttttagttcaggTTTAACCAGAAgcattaaatatgagctaattataaaactaattgcataaacaaGAGCTAATTCAGGAGataatctattaagcctaattaattcataattagcatattgttattgtagcatcacatgggctAATTATGGaataattaggtttaatagattcgtctcgcgaattagccctcatttatgcaattagttttatcgttagactatatttaatacttctaattagtgtgcaaacatccgatatgatagggactaaagtttagtccgtagtatcaaacacccccttaacttGCTCCGATTTGTTTCCGTACTAGCGATTGATTATGATTAGAGCATCTACAGCACATCGAGAAAACCAATTCATTTTCCCTATATTTCTGGTTAAAGAGAATTGAAATGGAAAAAAACATGCTCAGGTCAAGAAAACGATCCCCTTTCCTgtaatttttttctcaattaACAAAAACCACTCTCCTCTCCCCCTCCTAGGGATCCAATTCCTCTCCCCTTTCCTCCTTTTCCCCCACTCCAGCGCGCCATCCCTGCTCTGGCTCTCTTCTCTGACGCACCTAGCCGCCACCCCTGCCTTGACACATCACCCACCGCCCCTCCTCCAgtgcgccgccggccatgctCCCGCTCTGCCCCGACGTGCCGCTGGCCACACTTCCTTTCCTACCCCGATGCACCTACCCGTACTCCCATTCCTACCCCAGCCCGCCAGCCGCCGACCCACCGCTCTAGGTGCCGCCCTTCTTCGGTGAGCCCGGCCACGCTCCCCCACCGGTCACTAGCCTGCCATGCGCCGCTGATGGAGCCACCCCACGTGGCCACGTTGCCGCCGGACCACCCCCGCCGCTGGCCATGTGTCCCTTCGTGGACCGGCCGCGGCGCCATCCCTCCACGCCAACCGTCCAGGCCACCACCCCACCATGCCACCGT encodes the following:
- the LOC101782132 gene encoding plant intracellular Ras-group-related LRR protein 5 — protein: MVEAPGMAPATAEAVEELTRLYRELPPRPAVEEVEAAAAVLASADAEEEARLAEIDAEEAAARARGRPAVPTELLDVLREARRNAVRLRALQQRKEAAHVVELERRFKVFDDLIQRASRVLSPGDGGGGGGGGAVVVDEVVEVEARRRPELAVAVAAAATEIDRGSKGGLGLEPKSVSTLRRAASAGNDTEKLGLIQVASLIESSAKKGTRELNLRGKLVDQVEWLPVSLGKLQDVTELDLSENRIMALPSTIGSLRYLTKLDLHANQLINLPDTFGELSNLINLDLRANQLKSLPTSFGNLTSLANLDLSSNMLRNLPDCLGKLTNLRRLIAETNELEELPYTIGSCTSLVELRLDFNQLKALPEAIGKLEKLEILTLHYNRIKGLPTTIGHLTRLRELDVSFNEVEMIPENICFAASLVKLNVSRNFADLRALPRSIGELEMLEELDISSNQIRVLPDSFGNLSNLRVFHADETPLEVPPKEVVKLGAQEVVNYMKNMVAARGASQKETDKRSFWAWLHSLFGCCKKDQGIESIPV